A genomic stretch from Mariprofundus sp. NF includes:
- a CDS encoding M48 family metallopeptidase: MNDFFGQQELAKRNTTLLVVLFCCAVVLIVLAVYLAVTVGLYVSQMFVTEGELFIRTLWDAERFLWVVGATVVVVASGSLYRTRQLKQGGGAAVAEMLGAQRVATATDDPLLRRLSNVVEEMAIAAGLPVPPVYLLPQPGINAFAAGFGRSDAVIAVTNGAIELLSRDELQGVIAHEFSHILNGDTGLKMRLMGLLFGITLISDAGILLMTARHSAHYSSRERGSHPAILVVGLLIFVVGTIGAVFADMIKRAVSRQREFLADAAAVQFTRNPEGIAGALKVIGGYKGGSRINHAATQQTSHFFFGNAVKSWENKDWWATHPPLAERIRRLDPSFAGSFAKVDSASRSSMVMDEAISSLAGETMPLVQKMNAAQVMDSIGQPDATALQQSGLLLERMPDRLHQFAHDPFTARAIVYGLLLDPDKAVRGLQLKALEKMADANVLRELLDIQAELLNLDAALRIPLLEILMPALKSLSKPQYKTFRACTAALIKADSELSIFEYMLHRMLVRHLHPSFANVKQVTTHFDVAAEIDQEIACIISTLIGQGTHQDPGALFSSAISEIFAWQLDLKPSETACDLSAMDRALSKAEKASPEIKRRLVKACVTVVLADGQVRVNEFELLRAVCDALGAPMPQISLSSS, from the coding sequence ATGAATGATTTTTTTGGACAGCAAGAGTTAGCCAAACGTAACACTACGCTTCTGGTGGTGCTGTTTTGCTGCGCTGTAGTTCTAATTGTGCTGGCGGTCTACCTGGCTGTTACGGTGGGATTGTATGTAAGCCAGATGTTTGTCACTGAAGGTGAGCTGTTCATCCGTACTCTCTGGGATGCAGAGCGTTTTCTCTGGGTGGTCGGTGCAACCGTAGTGGTTGTGGCTTCTGGCAGTCTCTACCGTACCCGGCAATTGAAGCAGGGGGGCGGTGCAGCCGTCGCCGAGATGCTTGGTGCGCAACGTGTCGCCACTGCAACAGATGATCCTCTGCTCAGGCGCCTATCCAATGTGGTGGAGGAGATGGCCATTGCAGCAGGCCTTCCTGTGCCTCCGGTCTATCTTCTGCCTCAGCCCGGCATTAATGCTTTTGCTGCAGGTTTTGGCCGTTCCGATGCTGTTATTGCTGTTACCAATGGTGCCATTGAGCTGCTTAGCCGAGATGAGTTGCAGGGGGTCATCGCCCATGAATTCAGCCATATCCTTAATGGTGATACAGGCCTGAAAATGCGTCTGATGGGGTTGTTGTTCGGTATCACTCTGATCTCCGATGCCGGTATTCTTCTTATGACAGCAAGGCATTCAGCTCACTACAGCTCTCGTGAGCGTGGCAGCCATCCCGCCATTCTTGTGGTCGGCCTGCTGATCTTTGTTGTCGGTACCATCGGTGCTGTTTTTGCCGATATGATTAAACGTGCGGTATCCCGCCAGCGTGAGTTTCTCGCTGATGCAGCAGCAGTACAGTTCACACGTAACCCGGAGGGCATTGCCGGAGCCCTGAAGGTGATTGGGGGTTACAAAGGTGGCTCGCGTATTAATCACGCTGCCACCCAGCAGACCAGCCACTTCTTTTTCGGCAATGCAGTAAAATCGTGGGAGAACAAGGATTGGTGGGCCACGCATCCGCCACTGGCTGAACGCATCCGCCGGCTCGATCCCTCCTTTGCAGGCTCCTTTGCGAAGGTGGATTCTGCATCCCGAAGTTCAATGGTTATGGATGAGGCTATCAGTTCACTGGCTGGCGAAACCATGCCACTGGTTCAAAAGATGAATGCTGCACAGGTGATGGACTCCATTGGTCAGCCTGATGCAACTGCACTGCAACAGAGTGGCCTGCTGCTGGAACGGATGCCGGATCGACTGCACCAGTTTGCCCACGATCCATTCACTGCCCGCGCTATTGTTTACGGCCTGCTACTTGATCCGGATAAAGCTGTACGCGGCCTGCAGCTAAAAGCGCTGGAGAAGATGGCCGATGCCAATGTGCTGCGTGAGCTGCTGGATATTCAGGCCGAGCTGTTGAATCTGGATGCCGCACTGCGTATCCCGCTGCTGGAGATACTTATGCCAGCCCTCAAATCGTTATCAAAACCCCAGTACAAAACCTTCCGCGCCTGCACCGCTGCGCTGATTAAAGCCGATAGTGAGTTAAGTATCTTTGAATATATGTTGCATCGCATGCTGGTGCGTCATCTGCATCCGAGTTTTGCCAACGTGAAACAGGTGACAACCCATTTCGATGTGGCCGCTGAAATTGATCAGGAGATCGCCTGCATCATCTCGACATTGATCGGGCAGGGGACTCATCAGGATCCGGGTGCTCTGTTCAGCAGTGCCATCTCCGAGATCTTTGCCTGGCAGCTCGACCTGAAGCCCTCTGAGACGGCTTGTGACCTCTCGGCTATGGATCGGGCTCTAAGCAAGGCAGAAAAGGCCTCACCGGAGATTAAACGGCGTCTGGTGAAGGCGTGTGTCACGGTTGTACTGGCTGATGGTCAGGTGCGGGTGAATGAATTTGAACTTCTGCGCGCAGTCTGTGATGCACTCGGTGCCCCGATGCCACAGATTAGCCTCTCTTCATCCTGA
- a CDS encoding LemA family protein: MATSVLVVLGFILFLAFYIVMIYNRLVKFKNRFKNAFSQIDVQLKRRYDLIPNLVETAKAYLKHENETLTKVTEARNQALAATKAAASNPGDASAMKSLMGAEAALGGALLSLNAVMEAYPDLKADQTMMQLSEELTTTENKVSFARQAFNDEVMVYNTQRETFPDVMLAPMFGFAEATLWRIEAVEEKQAPKVSFQ, translated from the coding sequence ATGGCAACATCGGTACTGGTAGTTCTGGGTTTCATCCTATTTCTGGCCTTCTATATTGTGATGATCTACAACCGTCTGGTGAAGTTTAAGAACCGCTTCAAAAATGCATTTTCACAGATCGATGTGCAGCTCAAACGCCGTTACGATCTGATTCCCAACCTGGTTGAGACAGCCAAAGCCTATCTCAAACATGAGAATGAAACGCTGACCAAGGTGACTGAAGCGCGTAATCAGGCGCTGGCAGCAACAAAAGCTGCTGCGAGCAATCCCGGTGATGCTTCGGCGATGAAATCACTGATGGGAGCAGAGGCGGCACTCGGTGGCGCACTGCTTAGTCTTAATGCGGTGATGGAGGCATACCCTGATCTGAAAGCCGACCAGACCATGATGCAGCTCTCCGAAGAGTTGACCACAACCGAAAACAAAGTCTCTTTTGCCCGTCAGGCCTTTAACGATGAGGTGATGGTTTATAATACCCAGCGCGAGACTTTCCCCGATGTGATGCTGGCGCCGATGTTCGGTTTTGCTGAGGCAACACTCTGGCGTATCGAAGCGGTAGAGGAGAAGCAGGCTCCGAAGGTCAGTTTCCAGTAA
- a CDS encoding MFS transporter, with the protein MGKGNRKVIYSWALYDWANSAYTTTVMAGFFPVFFKQYWASDLSVNESTFWLGIANAASGLVIALLAPVLGAMADQGGLKKQLMLSFTSLAIVMTAALFLVSEGMWQMAVLVYLFGAIAFSGANVFYDALIVDVAEHKQLDRVSALGYALGYIGGGILFAVNVLMTLHPEWFFLADKAEAVRWSFLSVAVWWALFTIPIALYVHETGQEGRLGWVASARAGFHQLSGTIHHLRSLKQVWLFLIAYFLYIDGVNTVAHMAVDYGLSLGFDSSVLISALLMTQFIAFPAALAAGWLGARFGAKRVIIASIAVYAVACIWSSTMQNANDFYWLAAAIGLVMGGIQALSRSMYARMIPKQQAAEFFGFFNMLGKFAAVFGPLLMGLASYLTGSARFSILVIVALFAAGAIVLYYVDEKSEMQEV; encoded by the coding sequence ATGGGTAAAGGCAACCGCAAAGTCATCTACTCCTGGGCGCTCTACGACTGGGCCAACTCTGCATATACCACGACAGTGATGGCCGGGTTTTTCCCTGTTTTCTTCAAACAGTACTGGGCCAGTGATCTGAGCGTTAATGAGAGCACCTTCTGGCTTGGTATCGCCAATGCAGCCTCAGGATTGGTGATCGCGCTATTAGCCCCAGTGTTGGGAGCGATGGCTGATCAGGGTGGATTGAAGAAGCAGTTGATGCTCTCCTTTACCTCGCTTGCCATTGTGATGACTGCCGCACTGTTTCTGGTCAGTGAAGGGATGTGGCAGATGGCGGTACTGGTCTATCTTTTTGGTGCCATCGCATTTTCCGGTGCCAATGTCTTTTACGACGCCTTGATTGTTGATGTGGCCGAGCATAAACAGCTGGATCGGGTGTCCGCCCTTGGTTATGCGCTCGGATATATCGGTGGCGGTATCCTCTTTGCAGTTAATGTGCTGATGACGCTGCATCCCGAATGGTTTTTTCTTGCCGATAAAGCGGAGGCGGTACGCTGGTCATTCCTCTCTGTGGCTGTCTGGTGGGCACTATTTACGATTCCCATTGCACTCTATGTGCATGAGACGGGGCAGGAGGGGCGATTGGGCTGGGTAGCATCGGCCAGAGCCGGTTTTCATCAACTCAGTGGAACAATTCATCATCTGCGTTCACTTAAACAGGTGTGGCTCTTTCTGATCGCCTACTTCCTCTATATCGACGGGGTGAATACGGTGGCACATATGGCTGTCGATTATGGACTGTCGCTCGGTTTTGATTCCAGCGTGTTGATCTCTGCGCTGCTGATGACCCAGTTTATCGCTTTTCCTGCCGCGCTTGCAGCTGGTTGGCTGGGAGCACGGTTTGGCGCCAAGCGGGTGATTATTGCCAGCATCGCAGTCTATGCAGTGGCCTGTATCTGGAGCTCAACGATGCAGAATGCCAATGACTTCTACTGGCTGGCGGCAGCCATAGGACTGGTGATGGGTGGTATTCAGGCGTTAAGCCGTTCGATGTATGCTCGTATGATTCCCAAGCAGCAGGCGGCTGAGTTCTTCGGTTTCTTTAATATGCTGGGTAAATTTGCGGCAGTGTTCGGGCCACTGTTGATGGGTTTGGCCAGCTATCTCACCGGCAGTGCCCGTTTCTCCATTCTGGTGATTGTTGCTCTGTTCGCTGCCGGTGCTATCGTACTTTACTATGTAGATGAAAAATCAGAGATGCAGGAGGTTTAA
- the dtd gene encoding D-aminoacyl-tRNA deacylase — protein sequence MRAIIQRVSGASLVTGEQSPCAIGRGIVALVGIEKGDSAASVKRMAERLTGYRIFPDSQGRMNLSLSDINGEILLVPNFTVAADTKKGTRAGFSTAAEPVEGKRLFLALAERLSKYPLRLKTGLFGADMQITLSNDGPVTFILES from the coding sequence ATGCGAGCCATTATTCAGCGCGTTAGCGGAGCAAGTCTTGTCACCGGTGAGCAATCCCCATGCGCTATTGGTCGGGGTATTGTTGCACTGGTCGGCATTGAGAAGGGAGATAGTGCAGCTTCGGTTAAACGCATGGCTGAACGGCTCACCGGCTACCGGATTTTCCCCGATTCTCAAGGACGCATGAATTTGAGTCTTTCTGATATCAATGGGGAGATTCTGCTGGTACCGAATTTCACTGTGGCTGCCGACACCAAAAAAGGGACCCGGGCAGGCTTTTCAACTGCAGCTGAACCTGTTGAGGGTAAAAGGCTTTTTCTGGCACTGGCTGAACGGCTCTCAAAATACCCGTTACGACTGAAAACAGGCCTCTTCGGCGCAGATATGCAGATCACACTGAGCAATGATGGCCCTGTCACCTTTATACTGGAGAGTTAA
- a CDS encoding SPOR domain-containing protein, producing the protein MSDDFSKKPEFDEQAEHRSDEEALNDTTDGELLGDLLDEITEPDESAEIEPVIAPVDEDAVEIEEKPYASDDGPEEEQKSSILLIGIIVAVLVGGIAYFTTKSDSPEQQPAVTASNQTASPAATAQHKPATPDTKKALSTAKKEMKKEVEKTVASSKKAAVAEKPLALKPLLSEPAAIDAAEKAASAVSTAPSDMAATSVDTAALSSAVAVTLEVDPVTRKVISPTEGRTTFAWAVNLISLSTHAAADRLITKLKANGTETELVQINIGESTFYRVRVPNFSSVEEADTAHAKFNEDPMYKGSWVSRYRK; encoded by the coding sequence ATGTCTGACGATTTTTCCAAAAAGCCGGAATTTGATGAGCAAGCCGAGCATCGCTCTGACGAAGAAGCATTGAATGATACCACCGACGGTGAACTTCTCGGTGACCTGCTTGATGAGATTACCGAGCCTGATGAGAGCGCTGAGATAGAGCCTGTTATTGCTCCGGTGGATGAAGATGCTGTCGAAATCGAAGAGAAACCCTATGCATCAGACGATGGCCCTGAAGAGGAGCAGAAGAGCAGTATACTGCTGATCGGCATCATCGTTGCAGTACTGGTCGGTGGCATCGCCTACTTCACCACAAAATCTGATAGCCCTGAGCAGCAACCGGCAGTCACTGCCAGCAACCAGACAGCCAGCCCGGCTGCAACTGCGCAGCATAAACCGGCAACTCCCGATACCAAAAAAGCACTCTCTACTGCCAAGAAAGAGATGAAAAAAGAGGTTGAAAAAACTGTCGCCAGCTCCAAAAAAGCGGCAGTGGCTGAAAAACCGCTAGCCCTGAAACCACTGCTGAGTGAACCGGCAGCTATTGATGCAGCCGAAAAAGCAGCATCTGCTGTTTCTACTGCCCCTTCCGATATGGCCGCAACCTCTGTTGATACGGCAGCACTCTCATCTGCTGTTGCAGTTACGCTTGAAGTTGACCCTGTCACCCGCAAGGTAATTTCACCCACAGAGGGAAGAACCACCTTTGCCTGGGCAGTGAATCTCATATCACTCTCAACCCATGCCGCCGCTGATCGACTTATCACAAAACTCAAGGCCAACGGCACTGAAACCGAGCTGGTACAGATTAATATTGGTGAGAGCACTTTTTACCGTGTTCGCGTGCCTAACTTTTCCAGTGTAGAAGAGGCCGATACTGCACACGCGAAATTCAATGAAGACCCCATGTATAAAGGTTCATGGGTTAGCCGCTACCGTAAATAG
- a CDS encoding bifunctional 2-polyprenyl-6-hydroxyphenol methylase/3-demethylubiquinol 3-O-methyltransferase UbiG yields the protein MSDAFSKDDKLSLDATLEGAVRSLTSNYPDISGTHLDIGSGTGNLIRRIRQEYDVQSCACDYTDEFMELDGVTVNVVDLNDGKLPYADQQFDLVTFTEVAEHLENYRAIIREIHRVLKPGGVVVITTPNVLNMKSRMRFLITGFWSMFGPLHVGETSIESAGGHITPIPYPYLAHALMDSGFDLPAFSTDKIQFHSLYWFILFYLPIQLLAALSWKKERNKYRTLDKHNEPIIKQINSTEMLLGRCIVVSARKPDPECCQ from the coding sequence ATGTCCGATGCCTTCTCAAAAGATGATAAATTAAGCCTCGATGCCACACTGGAAGGTGCGGTACGCAGTTTGACCAGCAATTACCCCGACATCTCCGGCACACATCTGGATATCGGCAGCGGCACCGGCAACCTGATTCGCCGCATCCGTCAGGAGTATGATGTACAAAGCTGCGCCTGTGACTATACCGATGAGTTTATGGAGCTTGATGGTGTAACAGTTAATGTCGTTGATCTTAATGACGGGAAACTGCCCTATGCTGACCAGCAGTTTGATCTGGTCACCTTCACCGAAGTAGCCGAACATCTGGAAAATTATCGGGCTATTATCAGGGAAATTCATCGGGTCCTCAAACCGGGTGGCGTTGTCGTGATAACCACCCCCAATGTCCTGAACATGAAATCACGCATGCGTTTTCTCATCACCGGATTCTGGAGCATGTTCGGCCCACTGCATGTTGGCGAAACATCAATTGAGAGTGCCGGTGGCCATATTACCCCCATCCCCTACCCCTATCTGGCGCATGCGTTGATGGATTCGGGATTTGATCTGCCAGCTTTCTCAACCGACAAAATACAGTTTCACTCGCTCTACTGGTTTATCCTCTTCTATCTGCCCATCCAACTGCTTGCAGCCCTGTCATGGAAAAAAGAGCGCAATAAGTACCGCACACTGGATAAGCATAACGAACCGATCATCAAGCAGATCAACAGCACAGAGATGCTGCTTGGCCGTTGTATCGTGGTTTCGGCCCGCAAGCCGGATCCTGAGTGTTGCCAATAA
- a CDS encoding DASS family sodium-coupled anion symporter, with protein sequence MPINSKNIALIAGPAVATACLILVDIPGHPTAPAMLAVALWMAIWWITECVPLGVTALLPLVAFPLLGIATGSETAPRYFNSIIFLFIGGFLIAQAMENSGLHKRIALNMLSRLHASPLQLAMGFAAATAFLSMWISNTATAMLMVTIALPLLKKLLEEHDAEEVGPMAATFLLIIAYSANIGGMGTPVGSPPNLVFLENMRVSLPDSVPSFLEWMMIGIPMVLVGLLVLFVVLGPQLAKLPWNRSDGSQLKQALQALGKARREEKFVAWVLTITALLWITRSGIRSEGLDIPGWSSLLPYKGVDDGTVAIFMASLLFLLRGEDGRPLLGRESFPKLPWDIVLLFGGGFALAHGMQQSGLSFWIGGQLEFLRSVPLPLMMLAVAVVIIFLTEITSNTATTQVMLPILAAVSLANGLDAMSVMLVATIGASCAFMLPVATPPNAIVFGSGMVPMHAMVKAGIRLNLIMIIVVTTLIYLLRPLLPAI encoded by the coding sequence TTGCCAATAAACAGTAAAAACATAGCTCTTATCGCCGGCCCTGCAGTTGCAACGGCTTGCCTTATTCTGGTTGATATCCCAGGACATCCTACAGCGCCTGCCATGCTCGCCGTTGCCCTCTGGATGGCGATCTGGTGGATCACAGAGTGTGTACCACTGGGAGTCACCGCGCTACTGCCGCTCGTCGCCTTCCCGCTGCTCGGTATCGCAACAGGCTCAGAGACAGCACCCCGTTATTTCAACAGCATCATCTTTCTTTTTATCGGCGGTTTCCTGATCGCACAGGCGATGGAGAACTCCGGCCTGCACAAACGCATCGCCCTGAATATGTTGAGCCGACTGCATGCCAGCCCCCTGCAACTGGCCATGGGCTTTGCTGCAGCCACGGCCTTTCTCTCGATGTGGATCTCCAATACAGCTACCGCCATGCTGATGGTGACCATCGCCCTGCCACTACTTAAAAAACTACTGGAGGAGCATGATGCTGAGGAGGTAGGGCCGATGGCAGCCACCTTCCTGCTGATTATCGCCTACTCGGCCAACATCGGTGGCATGGGCACACCGGTCGGCTCACCACCCAATCTGGTCTTCCTTGAAAATATGCGCGTCAGCCTGCCTGATTCCGTCCCCTCATTCCTTGAGTGGATGATGATCGGTATTCCTATGGTGCTCGTCGGGCTGCTTGTTCTGTTTGTCGTACTCGGGCCTCAACTTGCGAAACTCCCGTGGAACAGATCCGATGGCAGCCAGCTGAAGCAGGCCCTGCAGGCACTGGGCAAAGCACGCCGGGAGGAGAAGTTTGTCGCCTGGGTACTGACCATTACCGCATTGCTCTGGATAACCAGATCCGGCATCCGGAGTGAAGGGCTGGATATTCCCGGCTGGTCCTCTCTGCTCCCCTACAAAGGGGTCGATGACGGTACTGTTGCTATCTTTATGGCTTCACTGCTATTCCTGTTGCGCGGTGAGGATGGGCGTCCTCTCCTCGGCCGCGAATCGTTTCCAAAACTACCCTGGGACATTGTACTGCTCTTTGGCGGCGGCTTCGCACTGGCCCACGGCATGCAGCAATCAGGCCTCTCATTCTGGATCGGCGGACAACTCGAGTTTCTCAGAAGTGTACCACTGCCACTGATGATGCTGGCCGTTGCCGTGGTGATTATCTTCCTGACTGAAATCACCAGCAATACTGCAACCACGCAGGTGATGTTACCGATTCTGGCTGCTGTCAGCCTTGCCAATGGACTGGATGCCATGTCGGTGATGCTGGTTGCAACCATCGGCGCCTCCTGCGCCTTTATGCTGCCGGTTGCCACACCACCCAATGCTATTGTTTTCGGTTCTGGTATGGTGCCGATGCATGCCATGGTCAAGGCTGGCATACGCCTGAATCTGATCATGATTATTGTTGTTACAACACTCATTTATCTGTTGCGTCCACTACTTCCAGCCATCTGA
- a CDS encoding MBL fold metallo-hydrolase encodes MKLTFWGVRGSIPSPGPKTVRYGGNTTCIEIRTDDGQLIILDAGTGIFPLSHTLFGDFPLHAHIFNTHSHWDHIQGLPFFIPLFVPNNRATIYGAYDPITQNSIEEILSVQLQYRFFPIRECELNAKIDYVSLREGEKVNIGEVTITPVLLNHPVVNFGYRIDCRGKSLFFTGDHENPYNIYDQEDDEFEMYQSLLDQKESHFMDQIRGVDVLIADASYSEAEYPAKKGWGHGTYHSCMKMAEKAEVQQLFLTHHEPTRSDDALEALFKESRNSLSVEVPEIALSREGLSIEW; translated from the coding sequence ATGAAGCTGACATTCTGGGGCGTACGCGGCTCAATCCCTTCACCGGGGCCGAAAACGGTGCGTTATGGTGGCAATACCACCTGTATCGAGATCAGAACCGATGATGGACAGCTGATTATTCTCGATGCCGGAACCGGCATCTTCCCACTCTCACATACGCTGTTCGGTGATTTCCCGCTGCATGCCCATATTTTTAATACCCATTCGCATTGGGATCATATCCAGGGTCTTCCCTTCTTTATTCCGCTGTTTGTACCGAATAATCGTGCCACGATTTATGGTGCCTACGACCCGATCACCCAGAACAGCATTGAAGAGATTCTCAGTGTTCAGCTGCAGTACCGTTTTTTTCCCATTCGTGAATGCGAGCTCAATGCCAAAATCGATTACGTCTCACTCAGAGAGGGTGAGAAGGTGAACATTGGTGAGGTTACTATCACCCCGGTGCTGCTGAATCATCCGGTGGTGAATTTTGGTTATCGCATCGATTGCCGTGGCAAATCACTCTTTTTTACCGGCGACCATGAGAACCCCTATAATATCTATGATCAGGAAGATGATGAGTTTGAGATGTACCAGTCGCTACTCGATCAGAAAGAGTCCCACTTTATGGATCAGATACGTGGTGTGGATGTGCTGATTGCCGACGCCTCCTATAGCGAAGCTGAGTACCCGGCCAAGAAGGGGTGGGGGCATGGCACCTATCACTCCTGCATGAAGATGGCTGAGAAGGCAGAAGTGCAGCAGCTGTTTCTAACGCATCACGAACCGACCCGTAGCGATGATGCCCTTGAGGCTCTGTTTAAGGAGAGCCGCAACAGTCTCAGCGTTGAAGTGCCGGAGATTGCACTGTCCCGAGAGGGGCTGAGCATCGAATGGTAA
- a CDS encoding HDOD domain-containing protein — protein sequence MTEIDSSEELKQRLTNMVDSMPAFPESVHQVMSITRDINCSPKDLVKVIERDPVMTMKILKMVNSAFFALSRHVSSVQHALVYLGLNTIKNLAVSIATLETMPRKSIPELSMSKFLTHSLATASVAQWLARNQLNIRDASDHFVAGLLHDFGKAVFIQFEPVTYGKIITEAKEKNLPLALVEMERLGVSSAEVGAMLAESWQLPEPLVDCIRTQVNCSEGSSNLALSVAAASSVVKAMHLGDNGDPYVGDFSEVMHNRLHCNLEDVVAQMDGLQEEVDKLLNMVRS from the coding sequence ATGACAGAAATAGATAGCAGCGAAGAGCTGAAGCAGCGTTTAACCAATATGGTGGACTCCATGCCCGCCTTTCCTGAGAGCGTGCATCAGGTGATGTCCATTACCCGTGATATCAACTGTTCGCCCAAAGATCTGGTCAAGGTGATTGAGCGTGATCCGGTGATGACCATGAAGATTCTAAAGATGGTAAATTCAGCCTTTTTTGCCTTGTCGAGGCATGTTTCATCGGTTCAGCATGCGCTGGTTTATCTCGGACTGAACACGATTAAAAATCTGGCTGTCAGTATCGCTACGCTCGAGACGATGCCGAGGAAGAGTATTCCTGAGCTTAGTATGTCAAAATTTTTGACTCACTCGCTGGCTACAGCGTCAGTAGCCCAGTGGTTGGCCAGGAATCAACTCAATATTCGCGATGCTTCTGATCATTTTGTTGCCGGTCTGTTGCACGATTTCGGTAAAGCCGTATTTATCCAGTTTGAACCCGTCACCTACGGCAAGATTATTACCGAAGCCAAAGAGAAAAATCTGCCGCTTGCACTGGTGGAGATGGAGCGACTGGGTGTTTCCAGTGCCGAGGTGGGTGCGATGCTGGCTGAAAGCTGGCAGCTGCCGGAGCCGCTGGTGGACTGCATCAGAACGCAGGTGAATTGTAGTGAGGGCTCATCCAATCTGGCGCTATCGGTGGCTGCTGCCAGTTCCGTTGTCAAAGCGATGCATCTGGGTGATAACGGTGATCCCTATGTGGGTGATTTTTCAGAGGTGATGCATAACCGCTTGCACTGTAACCTCGAAGATGTGGTGGCGCAGATGGATGGCCTGCAGGAAGAGGTTGATAAACTACTTAATATGGTTCGCTCATGA
- a CDS encoding SPOR domain-containing protein, translated as MSDDKKLHHRELDPFAGEYEPEPFFDETPDETPVADEPLMQADETPTLEPENSVDPIDEEPLFPDESPEDFSETGETTTDTPIYSAPPEQKSGINIGMVAAVILVAVAAIGYLTIADNGEKPVQTAQVKEAQPAAVETAAVETAAVGTAAVGTAKVETAKVETAKVEAAKVEAAKVEATKVEAAKVETAKIETAKVEAAKVIMEKETSKNTAAPSATLPATDSGNWIIYLASVRSEKSAQQLVARIKASNIETKAVRANVKGKIFHRIQLHRTLNREDAEVTRSFLAKKLGLKGAWIEEKQL; from the coding sequence ATGAGTGATGATAAAAAACTACATCATAGGGAGCTCGACCCCTTTGCCGGTGAGTATGAGCCTGAGCCCTTTTTTGATGAGACTCCTGATGAGACCCCTGTTGCAGATGAACCCCTCATGCAAGCCGATGAAACCCCGACTCTTGAACCTGAAAACAGCGTAGACCCGATTGATGAGGAGCCTCTGTTTCCGGACGAATCACCGGAAGATTTCTCAGAAACTGGTGAGACCACTACCGACACCCCTATCTATTCGGCCCCACCAGAGCAGAAAAGCGGTATCAATATTGGCATGGTAGCAGCAGTGATTCTTGTTGCCGTTGCCGCCATTGGCTATCTCACGATTGCCGATAACGGCGAAAAACCAGTTCAGACGGCTCAGGTAAAAGAAGCACAACCTGCTGCGGTTGAGACTGCTGCGGTTGAGACTGCTGCGGTTGGGACTGCTGCGGTTGGGACTGCAAAGGTTGAGACTGCAAAGGTTGAGACTGCAAAGGTTGAAGCTGCAAAGGTTGAGGCTGCAAAGGTTGAGGCTACGAAGGTAGAGGCTGCAAAGGTAGAGACTGCAAAGATAGAGACTGCAAAGGTTGAAGCTGCGAAAGTTATAATGGAAAAAGAGACATCAAAGAATACAGCAGCGCCTTCAGCTACGCTGCCAGCAACAGATTCAGGCAATTGGATCATCTATCTTGCTTCGGTCCGCTCGGAAAAATCAGCGCAGCAGCTGGTAGCCCGAATCAAGGCCTCTAACATTGAGACCAAGGCAGTGCGGGCAAATGTTAAAGGTAAAATATTTCATCGCATTCAACTCCATCGCACCTTAAATAGAGAAGATGCGGAAGTAACACGTAGCTTCCTGGCCAAAAAACTGGGGTTAAAAGGGGCCTGGATTGAAGAGAAACAGCTCTGA